The Kribbella jejuensis region ACTCGACACGGATTGGACGAAGTAGCGCTGGAAGCCGGCGATCACGACCAGCGGGATGACGGTGAGGACGACGGCGCCCGCGAACACGAGGCCGTAGTCGGCGAAGTTCTGGCCCTGCAGGTTGGACAACGCGACCGGTCCGAGGATGTGTTTCGCGTCGGTGCCGATCAGCAGCGGCCAGACGTACGCCTGCCACTGGAAGAGGAACAGCATCAGCCCGGCGCCGATCAACGCGGGCTTCGACAACGGCAGGTAGATCCAGCGGAAGACGCCGAACCAGCCGAGGCCGTCGAGGCGGCCGGCCTCGACGAGCTCCGCCGGGATGCCGAGGAAGAACTGCCGGAGCAGGAAGATCGCCATCCCGTTGCCGATCCCGGGCAGCACCAGCCCGGTGAAGGTGTTGGTCAGCTGCCAGTCCCGGAACATCGTCGACAACGGAATCGCGATCGCGTCGAACGGCACCAGGAAACTCAGGACGACGATGCCGAACACCAGCCCGCGGCCGCGGAACTCGAACGCCGCCAGGCCGAAGGCCGCCGTCGCACAGACCGCCAGCCCGATGATCACGGTGAGCGCACTGACGAAGATCGAGTTGAGCGTCGCGCGGCCGACATCGCTGCTCAGCAAGGCGGAGTAGTTGTGCAGCGTCGGACGCAGCTCGAAGAACGTCTGCCACGACAGCTTCAGATGCGCGAACGTCTCCGAGCCGGGCCGCAGCGAGTTCGTCACCACCCAGAGCAGCGGCAGGAAGAACAGGATGCCGACGACTCCGCCGAGCGCGGAGAGGCTGACCCGCTTCACTGGTCACCTCGCAGCAACCGGAACTGACCCGCCACGATGACCAGCGTCAGCGCGACCAGGATGACCACCTCGGCCTGCGCGACATGGATGTCGCCGAGCGCGTACGCACGGTTGTAGACGTCGTACATCAACAGGTTGCTGTTGCCGTTGGGCCCGCCCTTGGTGAGGATCTGCACCGGCGCGAACACCAGCAGGTTGGACACCGTGTCAGCGACCAGGACGAAAGCGAGCGGACGACGTACCAGTGGAAGCGTGACCGACACCATCCGCCGCCACGGGCCGGCGCCGTCGAGCAGCGCGGCCTCGCGGACCTCGACCGGGACCTCCTGGATGCCCGCGATCAGGAACAGCATCCAGTACCCGACGCCGATCCAGGACAGCAGCACGATCAGCGACGGCAGGACCTGGCTCGACGACGTGAGGAACGGCTGCGCGGGCAGGCCGAGCCGTTCCAGTACGCCGTTCCCGAGACCGTCGGGGCGGTAGATGACGCTCCAGATCACGGCCGACACCGCCGGCGGCGTGGCGATCGGAAGGATCACCAACGTCCGCCAGAGCTTCGATCCGGCCGCCTTCTGGGTGAAGAGGACTGCCAGCAGGAACGCGACGACGACCTGGATCGGGTTCACCAGCACGGTGAAGAGCAACGTGACACCGACCGATTGCCGGAAGTCCTTGCTCCCCAGCAGGTCCGTGTAGTTGCTCAGCCCGGCGAACACCCGGCCCCCACGCAGCAGGCTCTCGCTGTAGAAGCTCTCAACTACCGCGGAGATCGCCGGGACGATCCGCAGTACGGCGAGACACACCAGCGCGGGCGCCAGGAAGGCCAGGGCGATCAGCCCCTGCCGCTGCCTCATTTAATGGACTTCCACGCCTCAGTCAGCTGCTGGGTGGCTTGCTGCAACCGCTGATCCGGGTTGGTCCCGTTGCGGATGTCGGCGAACGCCTTGCCCATCACTTCCTCGAACTGGATGTACCCGACGCTCACCGGCCGCGACACCGCGGTGTGCTCACTCTCGTACGCCGTGATCGCCGCCGCACCGGCCGTCTTCGTACCGGAGAACGCGTCCATCTTCGGGGTGTACTGCTTCTGCGCGTCGAGGTTCGCCGGGATGATCGTCGTCGTACTCGTGGTGGCCAGGTTGCCGGCCGGGTCCAGCGTCGCGAACTCGATGAACTTGCGGGCCATCCGCTGCTGCTTCGAGGCCGGGTTGATGCCGAGCGACCACGACCCGGTCGGTGTGACCGGCTTGCCGCCCTGGAAGTACGGCAGCGGCGCGACGCCCCAGTCGATCTTCGAGCTGCCGAAGATCTTCAGGTCCCACGGCCCGCCGACGAAGAACGCCACGTCGCCGTTGGCGAACACCGGACCGGTCTGGAACCCGCCGATGCCGCGCGGCGACAGGCCGCTCGCGAAGGTTGCGCCGTACCACTGCATCGCCTTCTTCCAGCCGTCGGTCTCGATCGCGGGCGTGAGCGCGTCATCACCCTCGATCCCGGAGCCGCCGCCGAGCGACTCGGCCAGGGGTTGCAGCTGGTAGTACGCCTCGGGCTGTTCCATGAACAGCCCGTACTTCGTGCCGCCCGCCTGCATGCTCTTCCGGCCGGCCGCCTCGACCTGCTCCCACGTCCAGCGCTGCTGCGGGTCCGCGGTCGGCGGAGTGACCTTCGCCTTCGCGAGCGCGGTCTTGTTGTAGAAGAGGTACTGCGTGGAGTTCCACATCGGCAGCGACCAGAGCTTGTCGCGGAAGTGGTTGGTCTTGTACGCCGCGGCGCTGAACGACGTCTTCACCTTGGCGTCGAGATCGCCGAGATCGGTGAGAAAACCCTTCGCGGCCAGCTGGGAAACCCGCGGCTCGTCGACCGTGTAGACGTCGATCCCGGCGTCCTTCGCGCTCAACCGCTGCTGCATGGTCGCGTTGAACTGGTCGAACGGGATCTGGGTGTAGGTCACCTTGATCCCGGGGTTCTTCGCCTCGAAGGC contains the following coding sequences:
- a CDS encoding carbohydrate ABC transporter permease, coding for MKRVSLSALGGVVGILFFLPLLWVVTNSLRPGSETFAHLKLSWQTFFELRPTLHNYSALLSSDVGRATLNSIFVSALTVIIGLAVCATAAFGLAAFEFRGRGLVFGIVVLSFLVPFDAIAIPLSTMFRDWQLTNTFTGLVLPGIGNGMAIFLLRQFFLGIPAELVEAGRLDGLGWFGVFRWIYLPLSKPALIGAGLMLFLFQWQAYVWPLLIGTDAKHILGPVALSNLQGQNFADYGLVFAGAVVLTVIPLVVIAGFQRYFVQSVSSTGLK
- a CDS encoding carbohydrate ABC transporter permease produces the protein MRQRQGLIALAFLAPALVCLAVLRIVPAISAVVESFYSESLLRGGRVFAGLSNYTDLLGSKDFRQSVGVTLLFTVLVNPIQVVVAFLLAVLFTQKAAGSKLWRTLVILPIATPPAVSAVIWSVIYRPDGLGNGVLERLGLPAQPFLTSSSQVLPSLIVLLSWIGVGYWMLFLIAGIQEVPVEVREAALLDGAGPWRRMVSVTLPLVRRPLAFVLVADTVSNLLVFAPVQILTKGGPNGNSNLLMYDVYNRAYALGDIHVAQAEVVILVALTLVIVAGQFRLLRGDQ
- a CDS encoding sugar ABC transporter substrate-binding protein, with the protein product MRRNLFALPAAAVAAALLLAGCGGSTGAGSDGPAKADPGPETGTITFTGTDNAETYQPVIKAFEAKNPGIKVTYTQIPFDQFNATMQQRLSAKDAGIDVYTVDEPRVSQLAAKGFLTDLGDLDAKVKTSFSAAAYKTNHFRDKLWSLPMWNSTQYLFYNKTALAKAKVTPPTADPQQRWTWEQVEAAGRKSMQAGGTKYGLFMEQPEAYYQLQPLAESLGGGSGIEGDDALTPAIETDGWKKAMQWYGATFASGLSPRGIGGFQTGPVFANGDVAFFVGGPWDLKIFGSSKIDWGVAPLPYFQGGKPVTPTGSWSLGINPASKQQRMARKFIEFATLDPAGNLATTSTTTIIPANLDAQKQYTPKMDAFSGTKTAGAAAITAYESEHTAVSRPVSVGYIQFEEVMGKAFADIRNGTNPDQRLQQATQQLTEAWKSIK